TATGTACTGGTCTGTTCTTCTTTGTTATTCCGCTAACCAATGTAACATCCTTTACTCCTACATCCTGTTTTGATATCTTTTCTACCAAATCACCTATCATCTCACCGGTCATGTCATCAATATTTGTCTCAAGAACCGATACTGTGTCTGATTGAATGGAGTTATGAATATTTGATTTTCCAATAGAAATTCTCAATATATTAGGGATGCCCTCAAATTTCTTAAATCCAGTACCATAGCCTATTTTATGAGGTATAAATTCAGGATACGTACTAATAATTCTAGGATTCAATCCAGCCAAGATGGCGGCTCCAGTAGGAGTGGTTATTTCAGAGTGGATTGGACCCCCAGTTATTGGTATCTCCAAAAGCTTAAAAATTTCCAACACCGCGTTAGTAGGATTTGGAATCGTCCCGTGTGAGAATTGGGTTATTCCACCACCAACGGCAACTTTGGTAGAATAAAAAGTTGTATTAAAGAAAAGATCCAAATCATCTAGAGCAGTTGCACTGCCAATTATGTCTGCAGCTGTGTCGATGCTAGAGGACTCGTGAAGATGTAGGTCTCCAACTTCTTTATTATGAATTCTTGATTCTATTCTAATTATGGTTTTTATCGTCTCCATTGCAAATTTTTTTGCCGTATCGGAAAGATTAGTAACGTTGCAGCAATTTGCCAGAATTCTTAACATCTCGGAAGCATTTCGTTCTAGTGAATTCTCTTCAATCTCAAAATGAAATTTAGTTGCTCTTATCCCATTTGATTCAGAATTTATGAATTCTACCTTTTTTATTCTGGTATTGGAAAATAGTTTCTCTATCATCTTTATGTTATTTATGATTCTATTCTTATCGGCACCACAATCCACCAAAGCAGATAAGAACATATCCCCTGAAATTCCTGCGACCTGTGAGTCAATTACAACTATCTTTCTCAACTATATTTTTATTATATGGCTCCTCTATAATGGGTTTTAAGGTCCAGATCAAATGTCAATGGGTAATGCTCTGTTAGTACATCCGTATGAATATTAGATCTGAATTTTAGAAAGAATTTAAAACTATAAATAAAAAAAATAATGTCACATTTGTATGACAATATCTATAATTGGTTCTGGTAGAGTAGGGGCCTCAGTCGCCTTAAATTGCGGTATAAGAGAATTAGATCCTCAAATAAATCTGATTGACATAATCGAGGGATTGCCACAGGGGGAAGCAATGGATATCAATCATCAATTGTCTGAACAAGGTATAGATAGTTTTGTCCAGGGCACCAATGACTTTAGTATTTTGAGGGATTCGGAGATAGTAATTTTAGTTGCAGGGATCGGGCGTAAACCTGGAATGACGAGAATGGATCTCCTAAAGACGAATGCTTCTATTGTTAAGGATGTTTCAACAAAAATAGCTCAACATCGTCAAACATGCAAATTAATTATAGTAACCAATCCTTTGGATCCTATGACATATCTTGCACTAAAGACTACCAAATTTCCTAAGAATAATATAATGGGAATGGGAGGAATGCTGGACTTGTCAAGATTCTCTAGCTTCATCAATGAATATACTCGTTTGTCCCGAACTTCAATTTCAGCAATGGTGATTAGTGAACATGGAGAAAGAATGTTACCTTTAATTAGATTTTCTTCGATTTCTGGAATACCTTTA
This Candidatus Nitrosocosmicus oleophilus DNA region includes the following protein-coding sequences:
- the larC gene encoding nickel pincer cofactor biosynthesis protein LarC; protein product: MRKIVVIDSQVAGISGDMFLSALVDCGADKNRIINNIKMIEKLFSNTRIKKVEFINSESNGIRATKFHFEIEENSLERNASEMLRILANCCNVTNLSDTAKKFAMETIKTIIRIESRIHNKEVGDLHLHESSSIDTAADIIGSATALDDLDLFFNTTFYSTKVAVGGGITQFSHGTIPNPTNAVLEIFKLLEIPITGGPIHSEITTPTGAAILAGLNPRIISTYPEFIPHKIGYGTGFKKFEGIPNILRISIGKSNIHNSIQSDTVSVLETNIDDMTGEMIGDLVEKISKQDVGVKDVTLVSGITKKNRPVHILKVICSEDIEKRIIELIFNETGTLGIRKTINERYKLERFSIMLPIIIENHEYVISVKISKDQQGRIVNVKPEFENIREIANKLGLPFKKTMETVNNLIFQRNLYDI
- a CDS encoding malate dehydrogenase → MTISIIGSGRVGASVALNCGIRELDPQINLIDIIEGLPQGEAMDINHQLSEQGIDSFVQGTNDFSILRDSEIVILVAGIGRKPGMTRMDLLKTNASIVKDVSTKIAQHRQTCKLIIVTNPLDPMTYLALKTTKFPKNNIMGMGGMLDLSRFSSFINEYTRLSRTSISAMVISEHGERMLPLIRFSSISGIPLSHFIDERQSKEIYEKTKQVAAEVIKYKGATVYAPGNAVATMVESIVKDKRTVIPLSTYLDGEYGVSDVCIGVPAVLGKNGVENIIELPLNEFEHQEFTNGVKNVKEAISLLPL